The Syntrophorhabdaceae bacterium genome window below encodes:
- a CDS encoding peptidylprolyl isomerase has protein sequence MRAKTNDKVKVHYKGSLRDGTIFDSSLNREPFVFVIGEGSVIPGFEKGIVGMCAGDTKTITLPPEEGYGLHREELCAVVARSRIPSTINLRQGMKLEVQSSSGTSAQALVLQVTDSNVTLDLNHPLAGKELVFELELIEIL, from the coding sequence ATGCGGGCTAAGACCAATGATAAGGTGAAGGTCCATTACAAAGGTTCTTTGAGAGACGGCACTATTTTTGATTCATCTCTCAACAGGGAGCCTTTCGTCTTTGTCATTGGAGAAGGTTCGGTCATCCCGGGATTCGAGAAAGGCATCGTCGGCATGTGCGCCGGCGACACAAAGACCATCACTCTGCCGCCGGAAGAGGGATACGGTCTTCACAGGGAAGAGCTCTGCGCCGTGGTTGCCCGGTCCCGGATACCCTCCACGATCAATCTCCGGCAGGGAATGAAGCTCGAAGTGCAGTCATCGAGCGGCACCTCCGCCCAGGCCCTTGTCCTCCAGGTGACCGATTCGAACGTCACCCTTGACCTCAACCATCCACTGGCGGGAAAAGAACTCGTATTTGAGCTCGAATTGATAGAGATACTCTAG
- a CDS encoding lipid-binding SYLF domain-containing protein: MSRLSVRLLTVFCVFLFVMCGVSLFGPVPAFGDDGVQARQLVEKARMTLESFGRASEMEGFRNLMKNARGVFVSPQILRGAFIFGASGGSGVFLVRDKNRGDWTGPAFYTLGEASFGLQIGGDASEVVLLAMTERGVTALLSSSVKLGADIGIAVGPIGGGAEASTANLSADIISFSRSKGLYGGVSLEGAVVAVRGGLNKAYYGRDVSPADILVARSAKNDHAAGLRSMVTKMAGGRNEDAR; encoded by the coding sequence ATGTCTCGGTTATCGGTTCGGTTACTTACGGTCTTTTGTGTTTTTCTGTTTGTCATGTGCGGGGTGTCCCTTTTCGGGCCGGTGCCCGCATTCGGCGATGACGGCGTGCAGGCCAGGCAGCTTGTGGAAAAGGCGCGGATGACACTGGAATCCTTCGGACGCGCCAGTGAGATGGAGGGTTTCCGGAATCTCATGAAGAATGCCCGCGGTGTTTTCGTCTCACCCCAGATACTAAGGGGGGCCTTCATCTTCGGAGCTTCAGGCGGCAGCGGCGTTTTTCTCGTCCGCGACAAGAATAGGGGCGATTGGACGGGACCCGCGTTCTACACCCTTGGTGAGGCAAGCTTCGGCCTCCAGATAGGCGGAGACGCATCGGAGGTGGTCCTCCTCGCAATGACAGAGCGGGGGGTGACGGCGCTTCTTTCGAGCAGTGTCAAGCTCGGTGCGGATATCGGTATCGCCGTCGGCCCCATAGGCGGCGGCGCCGAAGCATCCACGGCCAATCTGAGCGCCGATATCATCAGCTTTTCCCGTTCAAAGGGCCTGTACGGCGGGGTCTCTCTTGAAGGCGCCGTCGTTGCCGTGAGGGGAGGGCTGAACAAGGCTTACTACGGCAGGGATGTCAGCCCCGCAGACATCCTCGTGGCGAGATCGGCGAAGAATGACCATGCCGCGGGCCTTCGTTCCATGGTCACCAAGATGGCAGGAGGAAGGAATGAGGATGCACGATAA